From a region of the Solanum stenotomum isolate F172 chromosome 2, ASM1918654v1, whole genome shotgun sequence genome:
- the LOC125855781 gene encoding F-box protein 7-like has translation MWNSFLMSIAYLANYIVELVVELETAAQLRDSQFIFPQRPWLDLYGINVRPVAPFGSASSKQFLDPTLIHQVLPDELLFEILSKMTPYTLGRSTCVCRKWRYTIRNFIFWRNACLKTWQVPGTLVLVLKYDGSWRKMLLLRPRLRTDGIYVSRNTYIRAGVAEWKITNLVHIVCYYRYMRFYPSGRFLYKNSSQKVKDVAKYLNFRASKASCVFKGSYPLSEDKVSPILTFPYKSICFWQQFGYIRSNQNNGSILLA, from the exons ATGTGGAATAGCTTTCTGATGAGTATCGCATATCTTGCAAATTACATAGTGGAACTTGTTGTGGAACTCGAAACTGCTGCACAGTTGAGAGATTCTCAGTTCATTTTTCCTCAAAGGCCATGGCTTG aTTTGTATGGGATTAATGTTCGACCTGTCGCTCCTTTTGGAAGTGCTAGTAGCAAGCAGTTTCTTGATCCTACATTGATACACCAGGTGCTACCTGATGAACTGCTTTTTGAG ATCTTGTCTAAAATGACCCCATACACCTTGGGTAGGTCAACTTGTGTTTGTCGAAAGTGGAGGTACACAATTCGGAACTTTATATTTTGGCGTAATGCATGCCTAAAGACTTGGCAGGTACCAGGGACACTAGTTCTGGTT TTGAAGTATGATGGTTCATGGAGAAAAATGTTGCTTTTAAGACCAAGGCTTCGTACGGATG GTATTTATGTCAGTCGAAACACATATATTCGTGCAGGAGTAGCTGAGTGGAAGATCACTAATCTAGTTcatatt GTGTGTTACTATCGCTATATGAGATTTTATCCTTCAGGCAGATTTCTTTATAAG AATTCATCACAAAAAGTCAAAGATGTCGCGAAGTACCTGAACTTTCGTGCCTCAAAAGCTAGTTGTGTTTTTAAGGGGAGTTACCCACTATCAGAGGATAAAGTAAGTCCAATTCTAACATTCCCGTACAAGTCAATTTGTTTCTGGCAACAATTTGGTTATATAcgttcaaatcaaaataatggTTCAATTCTCCTTGCTTAA
- the LOC125855248 gene encoding FCS-Like Zinc finger 5-like, translated as MLGKRGRPPMRRTTSMTGITVDLGTATESEPSDCNKPKIMVDEIIKSSEGIIINSVPAMVSPRYQRRISGEGFERERANFLRICGLCNRRLINGRDIYMYRGDTAFCSMECREEQMKQDERNDKSNIKPENHHNHSEFRSAKSETSSNNDTIAAA; from the exons ATGTTGGGGAAAAGGGGCCGTCCACCGATGAGGAGGACAACAAGCATGACAGGGATCACCGTTGATCTAGGTACTGCAACTGAATCGGAGCCGTCTGATTGTAATAAGCCTAAAATTATGGTTGATGAGATCATTAAGAGTTCGGAAGGAATAATCATTAATTCTGTGCCGGCGATGGTGTCGCCGAGATACCAACGGAGAATCTCCGGCGAAGGTTTTGAAAGAGAAAGGGCTAATTTCCTGAGAATTTGTGGCCTTTGTAACCGCCGATTGATTAATGGACGAGATATCTACATGTACAG GGGTGATACAGCATTTTGTAGTATGGAGTGTAGAGAAGAACAAATGAAGCAAGATGAAAGAAATGACAAGTCTAATATCAAGCCAGAAAATCATCACAATCACTCTGAATTTCGTTCTGCTAAATCTGAAACTTCCAGCAATAACGACACCATTGCAGCAGCTTGA